The following coding sequences lie in one Glycine max cultivar Williams 82 chromosome 19, Glycine_max_v4.0, whole genome shotgun sequence genomic window:
- the LOC100787553 gene encoding protein PNS1: protein MAMLNNSDTTTPPQIIQIPPQAPQQRLPFTVPIKAQVSSFPNTTTVAGQTARRVFKILFYLHLFLVAALVTLLTIYGLVSDSHTHHFHPKKWYPQLLASAACAGIVGFTWQWITARHSTRVVRLVFWLSPLLICAMGIMFVCIGTAVSLAVGVIALVCALVQSLYFCWVNPRFEYATRILSVSIAFPPNRTQGLTLYSILIGTLYCCFLVAGIGGGRAIENRTKLAAFFIFLILLSLGWTMQFLKNAMYVTISRVKYMNFAGGVDMDTRVAFCDTIKHLTGSVSMGSILVPVIVLFRGFARTTSLVGGDTDEFMFSCVSCYMGVASFLVVRGNRWGFVHVGVYNKGFVQASTDTWEMFIRVGLEQLIDLDLTGAFCFLSGVGTGAICSLVSGIWSIVMHKSYATEVSIYAFLIGYFICRLAIAWVQACVSAYYVAYAENPQSTQFDSTIPVRLEQLNRSQALQIFRGNNLS from the exons ATGGCCATGTTGAACAACTCTGATACCACCACACCACCTCAGATCATCCAAATCCCACCACAAGCTCCACAGCAAAGGCTTCCATTCACAGTGCCCATCAag GCACAAGTTTCAAGCTTTCCTAACACAACAACTGTGGCGGGTCAAACAGCAAGAAGGGTCTTCAAGATTCTCTTCTACTTGCATTTGTTCCTAGTTGCAGCCTTGGTGACTCTTCTTACCATATATGGTCTTGTTTCTGATTCTCACACCCACCATTTCCACCCCAAGAAATGGTACCCTCAACTTCTTGCATCAGCAGCATGTGCTGGAATTGTTGGTTTCACATGGCAATGGATCACTGCACGCCATTCCACAAGGGTGGTTAGGTTGGTATTTTGGTTGAGTCCCCTTCTAATATGTGCAATGGGAATCATGTTTGTGTGCATTGGCACTGCAGTGAGTCTGGCAGTCGGTGTGATTGCTTTGGTTTGTGCATTAGTTCAATCCCTCTATTTTTGTTGGGTCAATCCTAGATTTGAATATGCCACCAGAATCTTGTCAGTTTCAATAGCTTTTCCTCCAAACAGAACCCAGGGGCTAACCCTTTATTCAATTCTCATTGGAACCCTTTATTGTTGTTTTCTGGTGGCTGGAATTGGAGGGGGAAGAGCTATTGAAAACAGAACCAAACTAGCAGCCTTTTTCATCTTCTTGATCCTGTTGAGCCTAGGATGGACTATGCAGTTTCTGAAGAATGCAATGTATGTCACTATTTCAAGGGTCAAGTATATGAATTTTGCAGGAGGAGTTGACATGGACACTAGAGTTGCATTTTGTGACACAATCAAGCACTTAACTGGAAGTGTTTCCATGGGCTCCATCCTCGTTCCTGTCATCGTGCTCTTCCGAGGTTTTGCGCGAACCACGAGCCTGGTTGGAGGAGACACAGATGAGTTCATGTTTTCCTGTGTTAGTTGCTATATGGGGGTTGCATCTTTTCTTGTGGTCCGTGGGAACCGGTGGGGTTTTGTGCATGTTGGAGTTTATAACAAAGGGTTTGTGCAGGCATCTACTGATACTTGGGAAATGTTCATTAGAGTTGGATTGGAGCAACTCATTGACTTGGATCTCACAGGGGCATTCTGTTTCCTTAGTGGTGTTGGAACAGGTGCAATATGTAGTCTAGTGAGTGGAATTTGGAGTATTGTAATGCACAAGAGCTATGCCACAGAAGTGTCCATTTATGCTTTCCTGATTGGCTATTTCATT TGTCGGTTGGCTATTGCATGGGTACAAGCATGTGTTTCAGCTTACTATGTTGCCTACGCAGAAAATCCACAGAGCACTCAATTTGACTCCACTATTCCAGTACGCTTGGAGCAGCTTAATAGATCTCAAGCTTTGCAAATATTCAGAGGTAACAATTTGAGCTGA
- the LOC102667189 gene encoding pentatricopeptide repeat-containing protein At2g40720: MIIVKLCADVLDVELGRSVHDQTGIENDAVVGGAIIDCYVKLQLLEDARKVFQILGEKDNVAMCALLAGFNQIGKSKEGLALYVDFLCEGNKLDPFTSARVVSLCSNLETELSGTQIHCGVIKLGFKMDSYLGSAFINMYGNFGMISDAYKCFLDVCNKNEICGNAMMNTLIFNSNDLKALELFCRMREVGIAQSSSSISYALRACGNLFMLKEGRSFHSYVIKNPLEDDCRLGVENALLEMYVRCRAIDDAKLIFKRMLIRNEFSWTTIISGCGESGHFVEALGIFCDMLQYSKPSQFTLISVIQACAEIKALDVGKQAQTYIIKVGFEYHPFVGSALINMYAVFKHETLNALHVFLSMKEKDLVSWSVMLTAWVQNGYHKEVLKHFAEFQTVPIFQVDESILSSCISAASGLAALDIGKCFHSWVIKVGLEVDLHVASSITDMYSKCGNIRDACKEAIDLFNKAKEAGLEPDGVTFTGVLAACSHAGLVEEGCEYFRYMRNEYNSEVTINHYACMVDILGQAAKLEEAEALIKEAPF; the protein is encoded by the exons ATGATCATTGTTAAACTCTGTGCTGATGTGTTGGATGTTGAACTTGGCAGGTCTGTTCATGACCAGACTGGGATTGAAAATGATGCTGTTGTGGGTGGGGCTATTATTGACTGCTATGTTAAACTGCAATTATTAGAAGATGCTCGTAAAGTGTTTCAAATTCTTGGCGAGAAGGATAATGTGGCAATGTGTGCTTTACTTGCTGGGTTTAATCAGATTGGAAAATCTAAGGAAGGACTTGCATTATATGTTGATTTTCTTTGTGAAGGTAATAAACTGGATCCATTTACTTCTGCGAGGGTTGTCAGTTTGTGCTCAAATTTGGAGACTGAGCTTTCTGGTACTCAAATTCACTGTGGTGTCATCAAACTTGGCTTCAAGATGGATTCATATCTTGGCAGTGCCTTTATCAACATGTATGGAAATTTTGGGATGATATCTGATGCTTATAAATGTTTTCTTGACGTTTGCAATAAGAATGAAATATGTGGAAATGCCATGATGAACActttaattttcaattcaaatgATTTGAAAGCTTTAGAGCTGTTTTGTAGGATGAGGGAAGTTGGTATTGCACAAAGCAGTTCTTCAATCAGTTATGCTCTGCGGGCTTGTGGGAACCTTTTTATGCTTAAAGAAGGAAGATCTTTTCATTCTTACGTGATTAAAAATCCTTTGGAAGATGACTGTAGATTGGGTGTAGAAAATGCTCTTCTTGAGATGTATGTTAGATGTAGAGCTATTGATGatgcaaaattgattttcaaaagAATGCTGATACGAAATGAGTTTTCCTGGACTACTATCATATCTGGATGTGGTGAATCAGGGCACTTTGTAGAAGCACTGGGGATCTTCTGCGATATGCTTCAATATTCAAAACccagtcaattcactttaattagtGTTATTCAGGCTTGTGCAGAAATAAAGGCACTTGATGTAGGAAAACAAGCCCAAACTTATATCATCAAAGTAGGATTTGAATATCATCCGTTTGTTGGAAGTGCCCTGATTAACATGTATGCAGTATTTAAACATGAAACTCTGAATGCTTTACATGTCTTCTTgtccatgaaagagaaagaTCTTGTCTCTTGGAGTGTCATGTTAACAGCATGGGTCCAAAATGGTTATCATAAAGAAGTACTTAAGCATTTTGCAGAATTCCAAACTGTTCCCATTTTTCAGGTTGATGAGTCTATCTTATCCAGCTGTATTTCAGCTGCTTCTGGCTTAGCAGCATTGGACATAGGCAAATGTTTCCATTCCTGGGTTATCAAAGTTGGCCTTGAGGTTGATCTTCATGTGGCTTCTTCCATTACAGACATGTATAGTAAATGTGGAAACATTAGAGATGCCTGCAA AGAAGCTATTGACCTGTTTAACAAAGCTAAAGAAGCTGGATTAGAACCTGATGGTGTCACCTTCACAGGGGTTTTAGCTGCATGTAGCCATGCTGGACTGGTGGAAGAAGGTTGCGAATATTTTCGGTACATGAGAAATGAATACAACAGTGAAGTAACTATAAACCATTATGCCTGCATGGTCGATATTCTCGGTCAAGCAGCAAAGTTGGAAGAAGCAGAGGCTTTGATAAAGGAAGCTCCATTCTAG
- the LOC102667328 gene encoding putative pentatricopeptide repeat-containing protein At3g13770, mitochondrial, translating to MVLHYLFTTRLSLFFRTQLPNKPMLTRTQQFHSKAALQNNRGFCFHDCVSLFQHLRDLKDLNFGKTLHSLFVKTALDKDVIVQNNMIRFYGDIGQVQNAHKLFDEIPQPSLVSWTSLVSCYVHVGKHEIGLSLFRGLCQSGMCPNEFGFFVALRACRVMCDPVMGKVIHGLILKSGFDLHSFCSASILLMYAECGDIENSRKVFDGVCLGERCEALWNTLLNAYVEVSDVKGSLKLFHEMGHSAVSRNHFT from the coding sequence ATGGTTCTCCACTACCTTTTCACCACCAGGCTCTCTTTGTTTTTCAGAACCCAATTGCCCAACAAACCAATGCTGACAAGAACACAACAATTCCATTCAAAAGCAGCACTCCAAAACAATAGAGGATTTTGCTTCCATGACTGTGTCTCCCTCTTTCAGCACCTGAGGGACCTCAAAGACCTCAACTTTGGCAAAACTCTTCACTCTCTTTTCGTTAAAACTGCCCTCGACAAGGATGTCATTGTACAAAACAATATGATTAGATTTTATGGAGACATTGGACAAGTTCAGAATGCACATAAATTGTTTGATGAAATTCCTCAACCGAGTTTGGTTTCTTGGACCAGCTTAGTCTCTTGTTATGTCCACGTGGGGAAACATGAAATAGGTTTGAGTTTGTTTCGTGGCTTGTGTCAATCCGGGATGTGCCCCAACGAGTTTGGTTTTTTTGTGGCACTCAGGGCTTGCAGGGTCATGTGTGATCCTGTGATGGGGAAGGTCATTCATGGGTTGATACTCAAAAGTGGTTTTGATTTGCATAGTTTTTGCAGTGCTTCGATTCTTCTCATGTATGCTGAATGTGGTGATATTGAGAATTCCAGGAAGGTTTTTGATGGGGTTTGTCTTGGTGAAAGGTGTGAGGCATTGTGGAATACTTTGCTGAATGCTTACGTGGAGGTGTCTGACGTGAAGGGTTCTCTGAAGCTGTTTCATGAGATGGGGCACTCTGCTGTGTCACGGAATCACTTTACATGA